TAATAGTATCGTTACCCGGGCAACTGAAGTAGGAACGACATTGAGTCAACCGACTCTAGTACGCAAACTTCTAAATGGCGTACCGGATAAGTTTACTCAAGTCGTTGCCTCCATGGAACAATACTCCGATCTAGAAACTATGACGCTAGAAGAAGTAGTCGGAAGATTAAAGACATATGAAGAACGGCTCAGGTTAAAGAAAGGAAATCAAGGAGAAAGCCAAGATAGGCTTATGTTCACACATCATGATAACACCAGAGGAAGACAGTCTGGAAACCGCGGTCGTGGTAGATTTAACCAAACGCGTGGAAATTGGCGAAACAACGGAAATAGGCAAAGTCCCAGAAACGAAGGAACTACATCTAGATCTAGAAATGGAAATTCTAGAAATTGGAGGAAATTTGCAAGAACCGACTTAAGTAAGATCCAATGTTTTAAGTGTCAGAAGTTTGGACACTTCAAGAAGGACTGTTCTGAGAAAGACGAAATACAAGAACATTCAAATCTCGTCGAGGAAGACGAAGCACCCGTATTACTAATGGCAATACAAGAAGAAAACATTGTTCAAGAAAGGATTCTACTGAATGAAGAACGCATGGAACCAGCAAGTTACGCCTCAGAAGATGAAAGTCTATGGTACTTAGACAACGGGGCCAGCAACTACATGACAGGAGTGCGAAGTCACTTCAGAGAGTTAGATGAAACAGTGACAGGGCAAGTACGGTTCGGTGACGGGTCGCACGTAGAAATTAAAGGCAAAGGTTCAATACTGCTGGAATGTCTGAACCaagaacaaaagattgtttctCAAGTATACTACATTCCAAGTCTGAAAAGCAACATATTGAGCCTCGGACAACTTACAGAAATCGGTTGCAAAGTAGTAATGGATGGAAACTTATTAACAGTCCGCGACAGAAATAGAAAGTTACTAATGCGAGTCAAGAGAATGAAGAACAGGCTATACAAAGTCAAACTGAAGACTGGAAGACCAATCTGCCTGCTCTCAAAAACCGAAGACATAGCATGGTTATGGCACGCAAGGTTAGGCCATTTACACTTTGATGCTATTAAGGAAATGACTCGTAAGAACTTGGTACATGGAGTTCCTCAAATAAGTCATGCTAGTCAAATCTGTGACGCATGCTTATTAGGAAAGCATAGTAGGGCACCATTTCCAAATCAGGCGAAGTTCAGATCTTTAAAACCTCTGGACTTAGTCTATGGAGATCTGTGTGGTCCTATATCCCCACCAACACATGCTGGGAAGAAGTATATATTCTTACTTGTAGACGACTGTACTCGCTACATGTGGGCATATTTACTAACTTCCAAGGATCAAGCATTCGAAACTTTTAAGGAATTCAAAGAAAAAGTGGAAAAGGAAGCGCAGACCAAATTAAAAATGCTAAGGAtggatagaggaggtgaattcaCATCGGCTGAATTCAACAAGTATTGCAAAACCAACGGCATAGCTAGATAGCTCACAGCACCGTATTccccacagcaaaatggagtagtagAAAGGCGAAACAAGACGATGTTATCCACTACTCGCAGTATGCTGAAGGCAATGAATATGCCACAgaacttttggggtgaagcaatACGACACACGATATATGTACTAAACAGGGTTCCAACTAAAGCCCTGGTGAACAAGACACCATATGAAGCACTGAAAGGAAGGAAGCCAAATCTGGAACACTTGAAGGTCTTTGGCTGCACAGCTTACACTAGGTACTAccacttcaacaaaagaagttagaTGATAGAAGTGCACCTATGGTTTACCTTGGAATAGAAGAAGGATCAAAGGCATACAAATTATATGATCCGGCGAAGAACAAGATATGTGTCAGTAGAGATGTAAAGTTCATGGAAGGTCAACCATGGAACTGGAATAGTTATATGGAATCGGTAGACTCAGGGAATCCCGAATGGACAAACTTTGTCATTCAAGAAGACGACAACCCACCAGAATTAGAagaaaatgaaccaagtagtcctGGCAGTAGCGGGCCACATCATGATGATTCAGGAGTAGATCAAACAGAAGAACAAGGCTCCTATGAAACCCCGCCAGCACACTCGTACAATCAGAACTCAGCAGGAAGCTCAAGCAGTTTATCAAGTGGAGGTCCATCCACCTCTGAAAGTACAACAGAAAGCATTAGTGACACTCCAATAAAACTGAGAAGTCTTGAAGAATTATACGAAGAGACAGAGGAAATTCAAGTACATCCACATGAATTATTACTCGCTGAAGAAGAACCAAGGAATTACAAGGAAGCATCTAGTGACAGAAAATGGATTGAAGCAATGAAGGCTGAGTTAGactcaataaacaagaataacactTGGAGTTTGACGGAGTTGCCAGGAGATCACAAGGCAATAGGTTTAAAGTGGGTATTCAAGACTAAGAAAGATGCAAACGGAAACATTGTCAGACACAAGGCAAGGTTGGTTGCAAAAGGATATGTTCAGCAACACGGAATAGACTTTGACGAAGTCTTTGCACCAGTAGCACGCATAGAGACAGTCCGACTAATGTTGGCTTTAGCAGCATATCAAGGTTGGGAGGTACATCATTTAGACGTAAAGTCTGCATTCTTACATAGAGATCTCAAGGCGGAGGTCTATGTATCACAACCAGAAGGATTTGTAAAGCCAAGAGATGAAGGAAAGGTTTATAGACTATCAAAAGCACTGTATGGATTgagacaagcaccaagagcttggaatacgAAGTTAGATCAAACGCTAAAGTCACTTAACTTCAAAAAGTGCACTTTAGAGAATGCAATCTATAAAAGGACGAGTGAGACTTCTACGCTGATAGTTGGAGTCTATGTTGATGATTTGATAGTCACTGGAACATCAAGGAAGGAGATAGATGTTTTCAAATCTCAGATGAAGAACAAGTTTGATATGAGCGATCTAGGATTGCTAGCATATTATCTGGGAATAGAAGTCATTCAAGCAAGGGGTGAGATAGCCATCAAACAGACAGGCTATATCAACAAGATACTCAAAGACGCCGATATGTTATCCTGCAATGACACAAAGACTCCCATGACTCCAGGAACTCAAttaacaaagactgaagaaggagaTCTAGTAGATGCAACACATTACAGAAGCCTGATAGGTTCTCTCAGGTACTTATTGCATAAAAGGCCAGATCTATGTTACCCAGTCAGTCTGCTTAGTAGATTCATGCAAGAACCAAAGGAACAACACTTGAAAGCAGTAAAGCAAATACTACGTTacatcaaaggaactaaagagcATGGAATCATCTACAAAAAGCAAGGAGGATGTAAGATCACAGGTTATAGTGATAGTAGTTTTGGAGTTAatacagacaaaggaaaaggaacaacTGGTCTGGTATTCTACTTTGGAGAATCACCTATAACCTGGTGTACACAGAAGCAACAGACAGTGGCACtatcatcatgtgaatcagaatTCATGGCAGCCACTGCAGCAGCATGCCAAGCACTATGGCTTAAAAGATTGTTAAGTGAAATTACAGGTTGGAAGGAAGAAAAGATAACACTCAGAGTAGATAATGTTTCAGCAATAGCACTCATGAGAAATCCGGTCTTTCATGGAAGAAGCAAGCACATTGACACACGCTATCATTTCATAAGAGAATGTGTAGAGAACAAAGATATCACTGTGGAACACATAAGTGGAGAACTACAACGAGCAGATATACTAACAAAGGCACTAGCAAGGATCAAGTTTGCTACAATGAGGGAACTGCTCGGGATTCAAGATTTGAAGCAACTTACGAATGTTCGAGATTAGGGGGTGAATGAAACccggttaatctcttaacatcAAACACTTAGTTAGATAGTTAGAATACATAGTTATATAGCGGTTATGAACTACAAGGACCAATGTTGTCAAGAATGAAAGGTGGTAACCACCACCCTTTACCGAAAAGGTGTGTCCCCTCCCTCACACCTATTCCGATCGGCCAAGGCAAAAGGAGAAGAAGGACGCACCGGTTGGAATGTATGGACAGGAAACGACGTGTCTCTTCATGATTAATCACAGCCACACATTCAAGGGATGCGTCTATTCGCAAAGAGACACAACTCTTCACTCGTACCCtttgaaaactataaataggatcGCATGTTTTCATTTGTATATATCACATACTCTCATTCGATTTGTACATACATTCAAGTTATTGTTTATTCAAGTTTGTTTAATCACGCTCAttctagagatcaaagatcatTTCGGGCCAACAAACTTACAGTTCCTCTAACTTGGAAGAAATCGGTTCAATGGAAGTATACCGCCGAGTATTGCAAGCCTCTCGGAGCTGGCATCGTTAAATTTAAGCAATAATAAGTTAAAGGGAGCTTTGCCAAGTGAACTAGCACAGCTTAGGAACTTAACTTCTTTGAAGGTTGTCGGTTCTCGGGTGAGTTTCCACCCGCTGTAGTGAATTTGAGAAGTTTCGTTGTCCTTGATTTAAGTAAGCAAAGGTTATCCGGTGAATTACCAGTTGAGCTTTTTGGTTTACTGAATTTGAAAGTTGTTGCTTTGGAAGAAATTGAGTTTTCCGGTGATGTTCCTGAAGGGTTTAGTTGTTTGACAAGTTTGCAACATTTGAATCTGTCATCCAACGCGTTTTCAGGCGAGATACCGGCGGAGTATGGTTTCCTTTCGTCCCTCGTTGTGCTTTTGCTTTCGGATAACAGAATTACTAATTCCATTCCGAAAGCATTGGGGAATCTTCTGCAGACGGAGGACTGTCGTGGGTTGTTGAAGTTTCGGTGGGAAGTTTTCCAAGATGTCGTGTACATCTTGTAGAAGATTATCAGGCAACACTGGAGATCTTTTTCGTCTTGTCATCGATGCAGATGGGATGATGGAGTTGCAGGGGTAGAGAGAAGAAAAAGAGAGGAAGGTGGGGGGTAaatgagaaagaaaagaaaatgagagaatcctTTCTTTTCTCTCCTTAACTTAACTCTGGAACACATGTAGGGAGGGACCTGTAGAAACAAAAGTTGTGGATACCATATGTCGTCTTTATAGGGTTAAAATACCTACAGGGACGAAATGTCCTCCCCACaacattaaaaaaattggtttctAATGGATTGTTTTTTCTTGTCGTAATTATACGCAAATCACAGTTTTGCTGTTCTCCACACATGTCAAAACCATAAACAACTTTATTGAAAAATAGATAAACAGCAATAAATTAAGGTGGCTCGTTACATTTTATTTTGAAAGGCAAGATGAAACTTTTTTATATATTCAACCAAACAAAATCCCTCTCAGCAAGGAACTAAGAGGGCTACAGCCAAAAAAGATAGAAAAACAAACTgcaaaaagaaacaacaacagacAAACAAAAAAGGCTATAACAAGCATCAGCCCTTAACATAATTAATATTTGAAGTAGAAAGAGAAATGCCACTGATTAGTACTATTAGAGATTCTCAAAGGTGGCCCTATATCTTTTTCATTATCGACATACGTATCGGTAGTAATGTCCCCGCAAATAACCTTACAGTCACTGCAGACGCTCGGGCAGAAAACAAGCCTATAACTGCCATAGTAGTTACCTTGTTCGATCTTAAACCAGTTATTCACCGTTTTTGGCCCCGGGTTTCCTTCAACACCTCCCACCATCACAACATACTCTTCCAGAGCTTTATGATATTTCAACTGCCATACATTGGACTCATGACAGCTGTTGGAACCTGAAAACTTAATGTTAACATCTGTGGAAAGACGGATCACGCGTTCCTTGGGGTCGACCGGATGGAAAGTTAACCAGAGGCCCATATTATCTGTCATTTGTCCAACTACAGCTGGACAAGACTTGTTTAGGACCCCCACCAGACCGAATCCGCCAACAAAATAGTCATCATCTGCTGGTTTAATGTAGTATTTGGCCCTTGCGCGGAGGCTTTGTCCATAGAAATCGAGCACCACGGGAGCAGGAGCTGAACTGGCTGCTAAGATGATAAATGCAAGTACTGAGAATATGATGATTATTTTCATTGTTAAAAGTGTGCGTTGATGAATGATAAGATGTAGCTATTTATAGATGGTGGGAAGTCTGCTAGCTTTAGATTCAAATACCATCATATAGTTGTTGATTTTGGAGTTTCAATAGTTTTAGACACAAAGTTAAAGTTGGATATTGTTTTTGACTTGTGATTGATGCTCCGCTAATTTAAAACAGACAATtcttaaaatataataattaattaCAACTATAGAAATCCATCAAAAAGAAAAGAGTATGCATGATCGGCTTTAGTTTAAGGTTTTTTACATATTTCCTCCTACTAAGTGAgcttattacatatttacccaattataaaatttaattacatatttccccttcctaaaacatgtatattacatatttccccttcctaAACCATGCATATTACATATTTTCCCTTTTcattaaaattatttttttaaattactattttacccttaataaCCTTATTGAATGACCATTTCTCATTTCTCATTTCTAATACTATCAATTACCAATTTCCCTAATTTCTTAACTAATTAATTGTTCCAAATCCATACCATAATATCTCATGCTGATTACGTGAAATCTatatatgataaaaaggaaaccGAATGAACAgtgatttattttattatattaaattaaattaaaatatatgaaaaaaaggaaactgaatgaacagtgatttattttattaaattaaaattagaattagaattagaattagaattatttaaaattagaatggaatgaatagtaacatcattaagagatgagcaaatggtatcgggtataggtaccggtctcaaatttactaaaccggtgtattttcggtaccggttctgcacaggtaccgaaccgtaccatactaggtatattcggtaccggtacccacttttggggatttcggtaacggtatttttggtaccggttggtaccgagctcatcaaatcctgtagcaacgcagcaatgcaagtaattgcaccgtttagattacttttcatacacacagtaagtaaactgtatttcatttgaatgaggttttatatacacaacaacttattttgctttcttttctctctttttctaTAATAAATGAATtatagcatgtaaaattaacttgaatatttagaatattgatgagcaaatcatatcaaatcctgtaaacgaaccggtatcgtatcggtaccaaatttactataccaaatcattttcggtaccaatttggtacccaccttttggcgttttcagaatcgttactttcggttcgacatcGGTCTAGCACcttacctgtatttattgatttttaccttcaaataccataccgtattgtacccaGCATTTTCGGTGCcagtacctaatttcgatgatttttcaGATCGGTACTTTCGCTGTCATTACCGGTACTGAGCTCATctatattttaacgtgttagcactgTAATAActgtaataactgaactgaaaacaaccgaatttccaacgtgtaggacgcttgagtcctattattatatattaggttatttaaaatagtttttttatgacggagtgactatccttac
The Helianthus annuus cultivar XRQ/B chromosome 6, HanXRQr2.0-SUNRISE, whole genome shotgun sequence genome window above contains:
- the LOC110864347 gene encoding miraculin-like; this translates as MKIIIIFSVLAFIILAASSAPAPVVLDFYGQSLRARAKYYIKPADDDYFVGGFGLVGVLNKSCPAVVGQMTDNMGLWLTFHPVDPKERVIRLSTDVNIKFSGSNSCHESNVWQLKYHKALEEYVVMVGGVEGNPGPKTVNNWFKIEQGNYYGSYRLVFCPSVCSDCKVICGDITTDTYVDNEKDIGPPLRISNSTNQWHFSFYFKY